In the genome of Salvelinus sp. IW2-2015 linkage group LG25, ASM291031v2, whole genome shotgun sequence, one region contains:
- the LOC111951884 gene encoding barrier-to-autointegration factor-like protein — protein MSTTSQKHRDFVGEPMGDKPVTALSGIGEVLGNKLEEQGFDRAFVVLGQYLLLRKDGELFXEWLKDTSGANTRNATSCSQCLREWCDSFL, from the exons ATGTCGACCACTTCTCAGAAGCACAGGGACTTCGTTGGAGAACCCATGGGCGATAAACCGGTGACAGCACTGTCGGGAATTGGCGAGGTCTTGGGAAATAAACTGGAGGAGCAAGGTTTTGACAGA GCCTTTGTGGTTCTGGGTCAGTATCTGCTGCTGCGGAAGGATGGGGAGCTGTTCARTGAGTGGCTGAAAGACACCAGCGGTGCCAACACCAGGAATGCTACATCCTGCTCCCAGTGCCTGAGAGAGTGGTGTGATTCATTCCTATGA